A stretch of DNA from Acidobacteriota bacterium:
CGAGGAGGTTGAGCAGCGTGCCGCTGAGGTTGACCTCGATGGTGGGCTCGGCGTCCCGGACCTGGGGCAGCAGGGCGAGATCGACGTAGCCCGGCTCCGCGGTGAGGGATCGCACGGTACCCCCGATGGGGCTCTCGACGGGGCTTCCGGCGGGCGCCTGCGCCGCGGCGGGGAGCGCTCCCAGGCTCAGGAGCAGAGCGACGGCGCAGAGGGCCGCCGGCATCTTTGGGTTGAGAGTGAGAAAGTTCATGGGAGTCTCCTCGGTGGGTGGTGAGAACCGTTCCGGTGATTAGAGCTGGCGGGCGACCTGGGCGAGAGCCTGTTCCGGAGCCTCGGCGACGTGGGGTGTCAGGGCCTGGTCGCGGATGGCCACGGCGGCTCGCCGGTTGACGGCGTCGAGATAGGCGAGGGCCAGCTGGACTTCTTCCTTGGCCCGGGCCAGCTCCTGCGCCGAGGGCTCGGTGGCCTGGGTACCCGGAGTTGGCGAATCCTCGGCGATGGTTTCCCCTGCCGCTGCCCCGGCGGTGGTTTCGGGACTCGCTGGAGCTCGAGGAACCGAAGCCTGCTGGGAGGAACCGGCCTCGCCGGTTTCTGCTGGGCTCGCCCCCGTCTCTCCCTGCTCGGCGGTGACCGGAGCCGATGGTTGGGTGGATTCCGTGAGCAGGGGCCGTAACAGCCAGCCGGTGAGCAGGGCGGCGGCGATGGAGGCTGCGATCAAGGCGGTTCGCCAGCTGGAGGTGCCCCATGCAACGCCCCGCGGGAGAGGCCGGGTCGGGATGGCCGACGAAGGTGTGGGTGGCTCTGCGGAAGAGCGGCTCTTGGAGGCGCGAGACCGGTCGGGCAGCGTTGCGCTGGTCTGCTCGGCTCCCCCGGTCCTCTTGGAGCTGACGTGCCCCTCGGCGGTGGGTGGCGGGCCTAGGGCGCGGACGCTCTCCATCACGCTCTGGGGGCAAGCCAGCTGGGGGAGCTCGCGCAAGCCCTGGCGGATTTGCTCCGCCCAGGCCAGCTCGTGCTGGCAGCGGGGGCAGCCGTCCAGGTGGCGGCGCAGGCGGGCGGTCTCGAACTCCCCCAGCTCGCCGTCCAGGTGCGCTTCCAGCAGCGCATCCAACTCAATGCAGGTAGAGCTCGTCGTTTTGTCCATATCCATAGTCCTCCCGCAGAGTGCGCCGCAGCAGATTGCGGCCCCGGTGCAGGTGTGTGCGAATGGTGTTCAGCGGTAGGTCGAGGGTTTCGCTGATCTCCTCGTATTTGAGCCCCTGGATCTCGCGCAGGATCAGCGCCGAGCGGTAGGGCTCCGGCGTCTTCGCCAGCGCCGCTTCCAGGTGTCGCCGGAAGCTTTTGGCGGCGGCGGCGCGGGCCGGGTCCGGTTGGTGGCCGGGGGTACGCTCCACCAGCTCCTCATCCGGCGCTTCGGCGACGGTGGCACGATAGGAGCGCCGCTGGCGCAGGCGGTCGATGCAGGCGTTGCGGGTCACCCGCCGCAGCCAGCCGCCGATGGAGCCGCCCTCCAGCTCGGTGCCGTGCTGCCAGAGCTTGATCAGGACCTCCTGAGTCACGTCGGCAGCCTCCTCCGGGTCGCGCAGAAAATAGCGCGCGAAGGTGTAGATGCGGTCTTTGTGCCGTTCTGCACGGCTTTGGAAGAGGTCTTCCATCTCACCTCTACGAACGATTGGCGCCGGAAGATAGTTTCAGCCGCTGTTGGAAGATGTGGCCCGATCCACTCCCGAGATTAACCGAATCCTCCGCAGCGCCGGGCGGCCGGTGGGCTCCGGGGCTAGGGCTCAGCCTTCGCGGGGCAGCCAGGCCCGGAGCAGGCGGCTCAGGTCTTCCTGGCGGTAGGGCTTGGTGAGGAAGTCGTCCATGCCGGCGGCGAAGCAGGCGTCGATCTGTTCGCGGATGGCGTTGGCGGTGATGGCGACGATGGGTATTCGGCGACCGGGATACTCCGCCGCGCGAATGCGCCGCGCCGCTTCGTAGCCGTCGACCTCGGGCATGCGGCAGTCCATGAGCACCAGGTCGAAGGTGCCCTCGTTTACCGCCTGGACCGCCTGGGCGCCGTCACCCACCACCTCCACCTCGAGGCCGAAGCTCTCCAGCTGGCGCTGCAGCACCAGCTGGTTGATCGGTTGATCCTCCGCCACCAACACCCGGAGCGTTCGATCCGTGCCGGTGAGCATCGAGGGCCCCCGGGGGACCGGTTGCTCCAGCTCTTCATCCACCAGGCCGAGACCGGCGGTGAAGGTGAAAGAGCTGCCCTCACCGGGAAGGCTTTGGAGGGTGATGGTGCCCCCCATGAGCTCCACCAGCCGCCGGCAGATGGCCAGGCCGAGGCCCGTACCGGTGGTCCCCCGAATGCCGGGATTGGCCTGGAAGAAGGGTTCGAAGAGGAGCCTCTGGATCTCCGGCGGGATGCCGGTGCCGGTATCCCGGACCTCGAACGTGCAGCGGGCCCGGGTGCCGTCCCCCACCGGTTCCGGCGGATGGGCGAGGACCTCTACCGTTCCGCCGTGGGTGTGCTTGATGGCGTTCTCCGTGAGATTGACCAGGACCTCCTGGAGCCGGATGCTGTCTCCCAGAAGCCGCGGCGGAAGGTTGGCGGCAAGGCGCACTCGTAGATCCGTTCCCGCCTGCCTCGCCCGGTCACCGAGGAGGCTGGTCAGCGCCGTTTCGAGCTCACGCACCTCGAACACCGACTCTTCCAGCACCACCTGTCCCGCTTCCACCTTGGAGAGGTCGAGGACATCGTGGAGCAGCCGGTGCAAGGTGGTGGCGGTCTCCTGGAGCAGGTTGACGTAGTCCGGGGCGGAGCCCGCAAGCTGCTCTTCCGCCAGCAGGCCGCAGAGCCCGATGATTCCGTGGATGGGGGTGCGCAGCTCATGGCTGATGTTCGCCAGGAACTCGCTCTTGGCCTGGTTGGCGGCCTCCGCCCGCTCCTTGGCCTCGCTCAGAGCTTCGGCGATGCGGCGCCGTTCCGCTACTTCTTGGGCGAGCTCCCGGGTGCGCCGCTGGACTTCCTCTTCGAGGCGCCGGTGGGCGTCCCGCAAGACCTCTTGCGCCTGCCGTTGGGCGGTGATGTCGCGGGTGGCGCCGAGCACCAGGCGGCCGCCGTCGGGCTCATCCTGGACCAGCATCCGCTCGTGCAGCCAGCGCACCTCGCCGTCCTTGCGCAGGATGCGGAACTCCATCTCCGACGCCCCTAGAGGACCGTCCACCCGGGCGAGGGTTCGCTCCAGGTCGTCCGGGTGCACCA
This window harbors:
- a CDS encoding zf-HC2 domain-containing protein; this translates as MDKTTSSTCIELDALLEAHLDGELGEFETARLRRHLDGCPRCQHELAWAEQIRQGLRELPQLACPQSVMESVRALGPPPTAEGHVSSKRTGGAEQTSATLPDRSRASKSRSSAEPPTPSSAIPTRPLPRGVAWGTSSWRTALIAASIAAALLTGWLLRPLLTESTQPSAPVTAEQGETGASPAETGEAGSSQQASVPRAPASPETTAGAAAGETIAEDSPTPGTQATEPSAQELARAKEEVQLALAYLDAVNRRAAVAIRDQALTPHVAEAPEQALAQVARQL
- a CDS encoding RNA polymerase sigma factor, which produces MEDLFQSRAERHKDRIYTFARYFLRDPEEAADVTQEVLIKLWQHGTELEGGSIGGWLRRVTRNACIDRLRQRRSYRATVAEAPDEELVERTPGHQPDPARAAAAKSFRRHLEAALAKTPEPYRSALILREIQGLKYEEISETLDLPLNTIRTHLHRGRNLLRRTLREDYGYGQNDELYLH
- a CDS encoding ATP-binding protein is translated as MTAEQREIRGSEARFKLLSELISDCCWARWSSAEGDETRLWVNDSFETLTGFSPEEFEAMGRKGLVHPDDLERTLARVDGPLGASEMEFRILRKDGEVRWLHERMLVQDEPDGGRLVLGATRDITAQRQAQEVLRDAHRRLEEEVQRRTRELAQEVAERRRIAEALSEAKERAEAANQAKSEFLANISHELRTPIHGIIGLCGLLAEEQLAGSAPDYVNLLQETATTLHRLLHDVLDLSKVEAGQVVLEESVFEVRELETALTSLLGDRARQAGTDLRVRLAANLPPRLLGDSIRLQEVLVNLTENAIKHTHGGTVEVLAHPPEPVGDGTRARCTFEVRDTGTGIPPEIQRLLFEPFFQANPGIRGTTGTGLGLAICRRLVELMGGTITLQSLPGEGSSFTFTAGLGLVDEELEQPVPRGPSMLTGTDRTLRVLVAEDQPINQLVLQRQLESFGLEVEVVGDGAQAVQAVNEGTFDLVLMDCRMPEVDGYEAARRIRAAEYPGRRIPIVAITANAIREQIDACFAAGMDDFLTKPYRQEDLSRLLRAWLPREG